One window of the Chryseotalea sp. WA131a genome contains the following:
- a CDS encoding DinB family protein has product MNKSLLTYFAQLEQQKDNLLNELSSLSIEKLNSAPAGKWSIAQIVAHLITAERLSIQYMQKKIQGIEQAGDAGIVEEGKLIVLIISQRLPLRFKAPKLVKESTPTLSTLPELTAQWDSVRSDLKQLLEKIPDHLVKRKIYKHVFAGKLNSRQALIFFREHFIHHLPQIQRLTH; this is encoded by the coding sequence ATGAATAAATCTCTATTAACCTACTTCGCTCAACTCGAGCAACAAAAAGACAACCTCCTTAATGAGCTTAGTTCTCTTTCCATTGAAAAACTCAACTCCGCACCTGCCGGCAAATGGTCGATTGCGCAAATCGTTGCCCACCTCATCACGGCCGAGCGGCTCTCCATCCAGTACATGCAAAAGAAAATTCAGGGCATTGAGCAAGCTGGCGATGCAGGTATTGTTGAAGAAGGAAAGCTAATCGTGCTGATCATCAGTCAGCGGCTGCCCTTGCGCTTTAAAGCACCCAAATTGGTAAAAGAGTCAACACCCACCCTTTCAACCTTGCCCGAATTAACTGCCCAATGGGACAGTGTGCGTTCTGATTTAAAGCAACTTCTTGAAAAAATACCCGATCACTTAGTGAAGCGCAAAATCTACAAACACGTGTTTGCGGGCAAATTAAATTCGCGACAAGCACTTATCTTTTTTCGCGAACATTTCATCCATCACCTTCCCCAAATTCAGCGACTTACGCACTAA
- a CDS encoding RDD family protein, with protein MENYAGFWKRFGAVLIDGIIIGVVQTFIFVPILGALGFGLFSSQPNVVKLRK; from the coding sequence ATGGAAAATTATGCTGGATTTTGGAAACGTTTTGGCGCAGTCCTGATCGATGGAATCATTATTGGGGTTGTGCAGACTTTTATTTTTGTGCCTATATTAGGAGCATTAGGTTTTGGACTTTTTAGTTCTCAACCCAATGTCGTTAAGTTAAGGAAATGA
- a CDS encoding IS4 family transposase has product MSNDNFKSRSKDGSKGAFTRVRKLPFGHLIVSMLTMGNSSLQREMDKFIREAHGREFNIRGITKSAFSQSRKQLKPEAFLELNELVCNEFYEGAPYLGYNNHRVLGLDGSRLLLPNSEDIAQGFGTVGYGPNADVQRSLATVSFLYDVGNYLTLDAQVAAQGGSEKSLLYKHLEKVKAGDLLLMDRGYPSKALLGILAGKGIEFCVRMKEDWWLQVNSFAQSNAVDSEVVFEPSDKDRKEYGAQYPEMKQKVKCRLVKVLLDNGLTEILCTSLLDTQKYPLADFKEVYHLRWGIEEGFKMFKSRVNIEAFTGKSAVSVKQDIYAKAMMMSLCAAFAFPIEQKVKAEYAANKDLKHPQKINRTTAYANTKAVAISMFLKSKIKQAIAAFDDIVYNTREIVRPNRKNPRNHRPKQQHYMNYKHI; this is encoded by the coding sequence ATATCAAATGACAATTTTAAAAGCCGTTCAAAAGACGGTTCGAAGGGGGCATTTACAAGGGTCCGGAAACTTCCCTTCGGGCATTTGATAGTGAGCATGTTAACGATGGGCAACTCCTCGCTCCAACGTGAGATGGACAAGTTTATACGTGAGGCCCACGGAAGGGAATTCAATATCCGTGGCATCACCAAAAGTGCTTTTAGCCAAAGCCGCAAGCAATTAAAGCCGGAAGCATTTTTAGAGCTCAATGAGTTGGTTTGCAACGAATTTTATGAAGGTGCCCCTTACCTTGGATATAACAACCACCGTGTGCTTGGCCTGGATGGAAGCCGTCTTTTATTGCCCAACAGTGAAGACATTGCCCAGGGGTTTGGTACAGTGGGCTATGGCCCCAATGCCGATGTACAGCGAAGCTTGGCAACGGTATCTTTTCTCTACGATGTGGGCAATTACCTTACCCTTGATGCGCAAGTGGCAGCCCAGGGGGGCAGTGAAAAATCGTTGTTGTACAAGCATTTAGAAAAAGTAAAGGCAGGCGACCTGTTGCTCATGGACAGGGGTTATCCAAGCAAAGCGTTGTTGGGTATCCTGGCCGGCAAGGGGATCGAATTTTGTGTGCGCATGAAAGAGGACTGGTGGTTACAGGTCAACAGCTTTGCGCAAAGCAACGCAGTGGATAGTGAAGTTGTGTTTGAACCCTCTGACAAAGACAGAAAAGAATACGGGGCCCAGTACCCAGAAATGAAACAAAAAGTGAAATGCAGGTTAGTAAAAGTCTTGCTCGACAATGGCCTTACCGAAATCCTGTGTACCTCTTTGTTGGACACACAGAAATATCCGCTTGCAGACTTTAAAGAAGTCTATCACTTGCGTTGGGGCATAGAGGAGGGCTTTAAAATGTTCAAATCAAGGGTCAACATCGAAGCCTTCACAGGAAAATCCGCAGTGTCGGTCAAGCAGGACATTTATGCCAAGGCCATGATGATGAGCCTGTGCGCAGCCTTCGCCTTCCCCATCGAGCAAAAGGTAAAAGCAGAATATGCAGCCAACAAAGACTTGAAACATCCCCAGAAAATAAACAGGACAACCGCTTATGCCAATACCAAAGCAGTGGCCATAAGCATGTTCTTAAAAAGCAAGATAAAACAGGCCATTGCCGCCTTTGATGATATTGTATATAACACAAGGGAAATAGTAAGGCCCAACAGAAAAAACCCACGCAACCACAGGCCCAAGCAACAACACTATATGAACTACAAACACATCTAG
- a CDS encoding RDD family protein: protein MMGALMAAMGATWILAMVIQVLYFTFMESSKNQATLGKMALGIIVTDMNGGKLDFSKALVRNLCRLLSNFTMLIGYIIAAFTAKKQALHDIIAGTLVVNKK, encoded by the coding sequence ATGATGGGGGCACTCATGGCTGCAATGGGCGCAACGTGGATTTTAGCGATGGTTATTCAAGTGCTTTATTTCACTTTTATGGAGTCTTCTAAAAATCAAGCAACATTAGGTAAAATGGCACTGGGAATAATTGTGACGGATATGAATGGAGGGAAACTAGATTTCTCAAAAGCATTGGTAAGAAACCTTTGCCGTTTGCTATCCAACTTCACCATGCTTATTGGCTATATCATTGCAGCCTTCACAGCCAAGAAACAAGCATTGCATGATATCATTGCAGGGACTCTTGTAGTCAATAAAAAATAG
- a CDS encoding YegS/Rv2252/BmrU family lipid kinase: MKIAIILNGISSKKIKFYTDILPALQASFAISVFETNHAGHAQTLAAELGKKYSVLIAAGGDGTLNEVLNGIMTLAERPALGVIPLGTGNDFAGACGMLATAASIQERLLQPAHPTDIGKIICHDADGQRIEKFFMNVCSVGMGPSTVSRMKTKPAWLGSNGKYLLSILQTFFMHRPEKVTVHTEGFEWTGKARVVAIANGKSFGNKIYIAPHAKAEDGIFDIFIGGNVPLLKFLLYLQQIKAKKLIQSTDVHYTMGKKIELSAEQKVMLEADGELVGYLPARVEVASAKINFLR; the protein is encoded by the coding sequence TTGAAAATCGCCATCATCTTAAACGGAATCTCTTCGAAGAAGATAAAGTTTTACACCGACATCCTACCTGCGCTGCAAGCGAGCTTTGCTATTTCCGTTTTCGAAACCAACCATGCGGGTCATGCGCAAACATTGGCCGCAGAGCTTGGAAAAAAATATTCAGTGTTGATAGCCGCAGGAGGCGATGGCACCTTGAACGAAGTATTGAACGGCATCATGACCCTCGCTGAACGCCCAGCCCTCGGGGTTATTCCATTGGGTACAGGCAATGATTTTGCGGGTGCTTGCGGCATGTTGGCTACTGCGGCTAGTATCCAAGAGCGGTTGCTTCAACCTGCACATCCTACCGACATTGGAAAAATTATTTGTCACGATGCGGACGGCCAGCGCATTGAAAAGTTTTTTATGAATGTGTGCAGCGTAGGGATGGGGCCTTCCACCGTTAGTCGTATGAAGACAAAGCCCGCGTGGCTAGGCAGCAACGGAAAATACTTACTGTCGATCTTGCAAACTTTCTTTATGCACCGGCCAGAAAAAGTAACAGTACATACCGAAGGTTTTGAATGGACGGGCAAGGCCCGTGTGGTAGCCATTGCGAATGGAAAATCGTTTGGCAACAAAATTTACATTGCCCCACATGCCAAAGCAGAGGATGGCATCTTTGATATTTTTATTGGGGGAAATGTTCCCCTGCTAAAATTTCTGCTCTACCTGCAGCAGATTAAGGCAAAGAAATTAATCCAATCAACCGATGTACACTATACGATGGGGAAGAAAATTGAACTTAGTGCGGAGCAAAAAGTAATGCTGGAAGCCGATGGTGAGTTGGTGGGGTATCTGCCAGCTAGGGTTGAAGTGGCTTCCGCCAAGATAAATTTTTTAAGATAG
- a CDS encoding tetratricopeptide repeat protein, translated as MKKFLPLAVCFFYTVGLAQTLDQQLDVAKRKIASLNFIEAKVDLTKILEANPKSKSAYVLRGKAKIGLRDFYGAIGDFNFALDMDSTLAEAFNYRGEAKVNLGDDDGAIADLDKAIRFNTKYTEAYTNRGFAKYNTEDLQGAYFDFSKALELGPADDDKYFNRGIVKSELGEYVSAIDDYSKAIELDKNDANLYNYRGVAFYNTSNFDKAIADYDQAIKIDAKDPLKYENRALAKTAKEDLKGALEDYNKSLELENDDPETLNLRGVLKHTMQDYEGAIADYTKAIELDGINPTYFDNRALSKTSKEDFAGAVEDYSASIDIYPNDAETYYQRALVKISMSNNYDGCLDFKRAEELGSAEAKAAIKKNCK; from the coding sequence ATGAAAAAGTTTTTACCCCTTGCCGTTTGTTTTTTTTACACCGTAGGTCTTGCCCAAACGCTCGATCAACAACTGGATGTGGCGAAACGAAAAATCGCCTCCCTCAATTTTATCGAGGCCAAGGTCGACCTCACCAAAATTTTAGAAGCTAACCCCAAAAGTAAAAGTGCCTATGTGCTGCGCGGTAAGGCAAAGATTGGCTTGCGCGATTTTTATGGTGCCATTGGTGATTTCAATTTCGCCTTGGATATGGACTCTACGTTGGCCGAAGCGTTTAACTACCGTGGCGAGGCCAAAGTAAATTTAGGTGATGATGATGGCGCGATTGCAGACTTGGATAAAGCCATTCGTTTCAACACAAAATATACCGAAGCCTACACCAACCGAGGGTTTGCCAAATACAACACCGAAGATTTACAAGGTGCTTACTTTGATTTTTCAAAAGCCTTGGAACTTGGACCCGCGGACGATGATAAATATTTCAATCGAGGAATTGTAAAATCAGAGTTGGGAGAATACGTCAGTGCCATTGACGATTATAGCAAAGCCATTGAACTGGATAAGAACGATGCCAACCTGTATAACTACCGTGGTGTAGCCTTTTACAATACCAGCAACTTTGACAAAGCCATTGCCGATTACGACCAAGCCATCAAGATCGATGCAAAAGATCCGTTGAAATATGAAAACCGTGCGTTGGCCAAAACTGCCAAAGAAGATTTGAAGGGCGCATTGGAGGATTACAACAAATCATTGGAATTAGAGAATGACGACCCCGAAACTCTTAATCTGCGGGGCGTGCTCAAACACACCATGCAAGACTATGAAGGAGCCATTGCCGATTACACCAAAGCCATTGAATTGGACGGCATCAATCCCACCTACTTTGACAACCGCGCGTTGAGCAAAACCAGCAAAGAAGATTTTGCCGGAGCGGTAGAAGATTATTCTGCTTCCATCGACATTTACCCCAACGATGCCGAAACGTATTATCAACGTGCGCTGGTAAAAATTTCCATGAGCAATAACTACGATGGATGCTTGGATTTCAAACGTGCCGAAGAATTAGGTTCTGCCGAGGCAAAGGCGGCCATCAAGAAAAATTGTAAATAA
- a CDS encoding amidohydrolase family protein: MQKLLLTAFCLFWLSFDARAQERPLDMKMDFEEYEPPSSLKVQEHRLTRAKFPFIDIHNHQGNMNNADLSGLIKEMDKLNMAVMINLSGRGFRSSGDHLEKSIDNIAKQYPSRFVLFTNVDFGAIDDADWTARTVKQLEMDVKRGAKGLKIYKSLGMFNRDSKGRRIHIDDPRIDPVWAKCGELGIPVLIHAADPKQFWEPIDKNNERWLELKLHPGRRHDTDSVKWETIIAEQHNIFKKHPKTKFINAHLGWFGSDLNKLSQLMDQYPNMYTEIGAVIAELGRQPRAAKAFLTKYQNRVLFGKDSWVPDEYETYFRVLETEDEYFPYHKRYHAFWRMYGIGLPDEILKKIYYKNALSILPNMDSRIFPK; the protein is encoded by the coding sequence ATGCAAAAACTCCTTTTAACTGCTTTCTGCCTCTTTTGGCTGTCGTTTGATGCCCGTGCGCAAGAGCGCCCGCTCGATATGAAAATGGATTTTGAAGAATACGAACCGCCCAGCAGTTTAAAGGTGCAAGAGCACCGATTGACTCGAGCAAAATTTCCGTTTATCGATATTCACAATCATCAGGGCAATATGAACAATGCCGACTTGAGTGGGCTCATCAAAGAAATGGACAAACTTAACATGGCTGTGATGATTAATTTGAGTGGCCGTGGTTTTCGTAGCAGTGGCGATCATTTGGAAAAATCCATCGACAACATTGCCAAGCAATATCCTTCGCGCTTTGTGTTGTTTACCAATGTTGATTTTGGCGCCATCGATGATGCCGACTGGACAGCCCGCACGGTGAAGCAATTGGAAATGGATGTAAAGCGTGGGGCAAAGGGATTAAAAATTTACAAAAGCTTGGGCATGTTCAACCGCGATAGTAAAGGCAGGCGCATTCATATTGATGATCCGCGCATCGACCCTGTATGGGCCAAGTGTGGTGAGTTGGGGATACCCGTGTTGATTCACGCAGCGGACCCTAAACAATTTTGGGAGCCAATCGATAAAAACAACGAACGCTGGCTAGAGTTAAAGCTGCATCCCGGGCGAAGACACGACACCGATTCGGTCAAGTGGGAAACCATTATTGCCGAGCAACACAACATCTTTAAGAAACATCCGAAAACAAAATTCATCAATGCACACCTCGGCTGGTTTGGCAGCGATTTGAATAAATTAAGTCAGCTCATGGATCAATACCCCAACATGTACACCGAAATAGGTGCAGTGATTGCCGAACTGGGCAGGCAACCGCGCGCAGCCAAAGCTTTTTTGACCAAGTATCAAAACCGTGTGCTATTTGGAAAAGACAGTTGGGTGCCCGATGAATATGAAACGTACTTTCGCGTGCTGGAAACAGAAGATGAATATTTTCCTTACCATAAACGTTACCATGCCTTTTGGCGCATGTACGGCATCGGTTTGCCAGACGAAATATTGAAAAAGATTTACTATAAAAACGCGCTGAGCATTTTGCCGAATATGGATTCACGTATCTTTCCGAAGTAA
- the eat gene encoding ethanolamine permease: protein MTPETNTHLKRSLSPWMVWGLGVGYVISGNYFGWNLGLEKGGTLGMSIALLFIIVLYITFTFSYTELACSIPKAGGAFDYATRAFGKDVGFVVGMAQNIEFIFAPPAIAFAIGSYGNIFFTDVSILVFSVAAYFFFVALNISGVKVAATFELVITILAVAALVFFSLLTFSKFQFSHLQQNALPFGYAGVFASIPFAIWFFLGIEGVANLAEEAINPKRTILVGFGSAIGTLVVLCIITFLSSVGVAGWEAIVFNSDGTTSDSPLPLALGYIVDSYSWSYRFLLVVGLFGLIASFHGLMLAAGRSTYEFGRVGYAPAMLGKIHDKFQTPANALLVNMGLGLLALFSGKTGEIITIAVFGALTLYVISMLSLIHLRKVEPNLPRPFRVPLYPVFPIVALLIATFSFVAMAIYNVKLVVIYFLIIGISYGIFKVFKAKHM from the coding sequence ATGACCCCCGAAACAAATACACACCTTAAACGCTCTCTTTCCCCTTGGATGGTGTGGGGCTTGGGCGTAGGCTATGTGATTTCAGGCAACTACTTTGGTTGGAATTTAGGATTGGAAAAAGGAGGTACGTTGGGCATGAGCATTGCATTGCTTTTCATCATCGTCCTGTACATCACCTTTACATTTAGCTATACCGAATTAGCATGCTCCATACCCAAAGCAGGTGGAGCATTTGATTATGCAACGCGTGCCTTTGGTAAGGATGTTGGTTTCGTGGTGGGCATGGCACAAAATATTGAATTCATTTTTGCTCCGCCCGCCATCGCCTTTGCAATTGGATCCTACGGAAATATCTTTTTTACTGACGTATCGATTTTGGTTTTTTCAGTCGCTGCCTATTTCTTTTTTGTAGCGTTGAATATTTCGGGCGTGAAGGTGGCTGCCACGTTTGAACTGGTCATTACCATTTTAGCAGTAGCCGCTTTGGTATTTTTCAGTCTCCTCACGTTTTCAAAATTTCAATTCAGTCACCTGCAGCAAAATGCTCTTCCGTTTGGCTATGCCGGTGTCTTTGCTTCTATTCCTTTTGCGATTTGGTTTTTTTTAGGGATTGAAGGTGTGGCTAATTTGGCGGAGGAAGCCATCAACCCCAAGCGCACTATTTTGGTTGGGTTTGGTTCTGCGATCGGAACACTTGTGGTTTTGTGCATCATTACGTTTCTCAGTTCCGTTGGTGTGGCCGGCTGGGAAGCAATTGTTTTCAATTCCGATGGAACGACCTCTGACTCTCCGTTGCCATTGGCATTGGGCTATATTGTAGATAGCTATTCTTGGAGCTATCGTTTTCTGTTGGTGGTGGGTTTGTTCGGATTGATTGCATCGTTTCATGGGTTGATGCTTGCAGCAGGACGGTCTACCTATGAATTTGGTCGAGTGGGCTATGCGCCTGCGATGCTCGGAAAAATTCACGACAAGTTTCAAACGCCTGCTAATGCCTTGCTCGTCAATATGGGGTTGGGTTTGCTGGCATTGTTTTCAGGCAAGACGGGCGAGATTATTACCATCGCAGTTTTTGGAGCGTTGACGTTGTATGTTATCTCTATGTTATCATTGATTCATCTTCGCAAAGTAGAACCCAACTTACCGAGGCCGTTTCGCGTTCCGCTTTATCCCGTTTTCCCAATCGTGGCACTGCTCATTGCTACGTTTTCGTTTGTGGCAATGGCTATTTACAATGTAAAATTGGTTGTGATTTATTTTTTGATAATTGGAATAAGTTATGGGATATTTAAGGTGTTTAAAGCGAAGCATATGTAG
- a CDS encoding glutamine synthetase, with protein MTTKTIFDYVKKHPSGKVKIAYADIDGILRGKYISTEKFLSFSNGATTFCDVVFGWDANDAAYDNGKYTGWHSGYPDAPTRIDFNTFRKIPWENNLPFFLGEVVDMKENPSFVCPRQLLKKIYADAKREGFTPFFAQEFEWFNFQETPQSAQDKNYKNLTPLTPGMFGYSILRTTLQNPLFSDLFDLLKKFDVPLEGLHTETGPGVLEAAIQYAGVIEAADRATLFKTAVKEIAYQHGVIATFMAKISENLPGCGGHVHQSLWDKVAKKNLFFDAKDKHNMSEVMKSYVAGQLFCLPHVLPMYAPTINSYKRLVEGAWAPTTLTWAVDNRTVALRVLSGGSKSCRLETRVIGSDVNPYLAMAAALASGLYGIKKKLKLNQPETIGNGYRDFSNGILPSSLHEATQQMKSSSIAIEILGEKFVEHFTMTREWEWRQHLKAVTDWEYRRYFEII; from the coding sequence ATGACCACCAAAACTATTTTTGATTACGTAAAAAAACACCCATCGGGGAAAGTGAAAATTGCTTATGCCGATATCGATGGCATTTTGCGTGGCAAATATATTTCAACCGAAAAATTTCTTTCGTTCAGCAATGGTGCTACCACTTTTTGCGATGTGGTTTTCGGATGGGATGCGAATGATGCAGCCTACGATAATGGCAAGTACACAGGTTGGCATTCAGGCTACCCCGATGCACCTACACGAATTGACTTTAACACGTTCAGAAAAATTCCGTGGGAGAACAATCTTCCATTCTTTTTGGGAGAAGTAGTGGATATGAAAGAAAACCCTTCTTTCGTTTGTCCTCGACAGTTACTTAAAAAAATTTATGCTGATGCAAAGCGCGAGGGCTTTACTCCCTTTTTTGCGCAAGAGTTTGAGTGGTTCAATTTTCAAGAGACGCCACAAAGTGCGCAAGACAAGAATTACAAAAACCTTACGCCACTGACACCGGGCATGTTTGGTTACTCCATTCTGCGCACCACGTTGCAAAACCCGCTCTTCTCCGACTTATTCGACTTACTCAAAAAATTTGATGTTCCTCTCGAAGGACTTCACACCGAAACAGGTCCAGGAGTTTTGGAGGCAGCTATTCAATATGCGGGAGTGATTGAAGCAGCCGACCGTGCTACGTTATTTAAAACAGCAGTGAAAGAAATTGCTTACCAGCATGGTGTCATAGCCACGTTTATGGCAAAGATTAGCGAAAATCTTCCAGGCTGTGGCGGGCACGTACATCAAAGTTTGTGGGACAAAGTCGCGAAAAAAAATCTCTTCTTCGATGCGAAAGATAAACACAACATGAGTGAGGTAATGAAGAGCTATGTGGCCGGGCAATTGTTTTGCTTGCCGCACGTCTTGCCCATGTACGCACCCACCATCAACAGCTACAAGCGATTGGTGGAAGGAGCTTGGGCACCCACTACGTTAACTTGGGCAGTGGACAATCGCACCGTGGCGTTGCGTGTTTTATCGGGTGGCAGCAAATCGTGCCGGTTGGAAACCCGCGTCATTGGTTCGGATGTAAACCCATATTTAGCAATGGCAGCAGCCTTGGCTTCGGGTTTGTATGGCATCAAAAAGAAATTAAAACTTAACCAGCCCGAAACCATTGGCAACGGTTACCGCGATTTTTCAAACGGAATTTTGCCCAGCAGCCTGCACGAGGCCACACAACAGATGAAGAGCTCATCGATCGCCATCGAGATCTTGGGTGAAAAATTTGTGGAGCATTTTACCATGACGCGCGAGTGGGAGTGGCGGCAACATTTAAAGGCCGTGACGGATTGGGAGTACAGGAGGTATTTTGAGATTATTTGA
- a CDS encoding addiction module protein, translating into MNNSTLAIRHKLYDYIRVADDKKLSAIYHLLESEIEQTQEWWKDKEVTRELDQRYKALEDGTDKGFTLEELKSSVTKLRKKKYG; encoded by the coding sequence ATGAATAATTCAACTTTAGCTATCCGACATAAACTTTACGACTATATCCGTGTTGCTGATGATAAAAAACTATCGGCCATTTATCATCTACTGGAGAGCGAAATTGAGCAGACGCAAGAATGGTGGAAAGATAAAGAGGTAACACGAGAGCTTGACCAACGTTATAAAGCACTTGAGGATGGCACCGATAAAGGATTTACCCTGGAAGAGTTGAAGAGCTCAGTCACTAAGCTTCGTAAAAAGAAGTATGGATAG
- a CDS encoding type II toxin-antitoxin system RelE/ParE family toxin translates to MDRHSIYRTIFSSKAQREIAESWNWYEDRQLGLGDRFLNEIAEHIRKIEQTPIKFPIRFKSYRETPVPVFPFLIIYRINGRKRIIRIVSIFHTSRNPTRKY, encoded by the coding sequence ATGGATAGACATTCCATCTATCGCACTATTTTTTCAAGCAAGGCTCAAAGGGAAATTGCTGAATCTTGGAACTGGTATGAGGATAGACAGCTCGGTTTAGGCGACCGCTTTTTAAACGAGATAGCAGAGCATATTCGTAAGATAGAACAAACGCCAATCAAATTTCCAATTCGTTTTAAATCATATAGAGAGACGCCAGTACCCGTTTTTCCATTTCTCATCATTTATCGGATAAACGGGAGGAAGAGAATCATTCGAATAGTTTCAATTTTTCACACATCCAGAAATCCAACACGGAAATACTAA
- a CDS encoding iron-containing alcohol dehydrogenase: MTFDKIYQYNFPTTIRFGAGSRHELADYLHKNNLKKPLVVTDPTVAQLGFFKKLIAELQQKNISTEVFSDIHKNPVKSDVYKGTDVYDATHRDCIIGIGGGAALDVARAILLRVNHREDLFKYDDLIGGDVFVTNDVPHFLTIPTTAGTGSEVGRSAIIADDTTHQKKILFAPKLLAKIIFADPELTFDLPPFVTAATGMDALTHNMEAYLAKMPHPLCEGIALEGISLIHQSLEQAVNKPDLESRSKMMIASLMGAVAFQKGLGVVHSLAHPLSSLLDTHHGLANAVNIPYGMQFNVAGIEHKFKRIARTLELKEETGEAVVNYLFDLNTKIKIPHKLSEIGVKQEHIETLADLAIADFAHPNNPKPVSRDDFKQLYLRAL, encoded by the coding sequence ATGACCTTCGACAAAATCTATCAATACAATTTCCCAACCACCATTCGTTTTGGAGCAGGCTCGCGCCACGAGCTAGCAGACTATCTACATAAAAATAATTTGAAAAAGCCGCTCGTGGTTACTGACCCCACGGTTGCACAGTTGGGGTTCTTCAAAAAACTAATAGCCGAACTTCAGCAAAAAAATATTTCCACCGAAGTATTTAGTGACATTCACAAAAACCCAGTGAAGTCAGACGTGTACAAAGGCACAGACGTGTATGATGCAACCCATCGCGACTGCATTATTGGCATTGGTGGAGGCGCTGCCTTAGACGTGGCCCGCGCCATTTTGTTGCGTGTCAATCACCGCGAAGATTTATTTAAATACGATGACTTGATCGGTGGTGATGTTTTTGTCACCAACGATGTTCCTCACTTCCTTACGATTCCCACCACGGCCGGAACCGGTAGTGAGGTAGGAAGAAGTGCAATCATTGCCGATGATACAACACATCAAAAGAAAATTCTTTTTGCACCAAAGTTGTTGGCTAAAATAATTTTTGCCGATCCTGAACTTACATTTGATTTACCTCCGTTTGTAACGGCCGCCACAGGCATGGATGCGCTCACTCATAACATGGAAGCCTATCTCGCAAAAATGCCACATCCGTTATGTGAAGGAATTGCATTGGAGGGCATATCACTCATCCATCAATCGCTGGAGCAAGCAGTGAACAAACCCGACTTGGAATCGCGCAGCAAAATGATGATTGCCTCGCTAATGGGAGCTGTGGCATTTCAAAAAGGGTTGGGCGTGGTGCATTCGTTGGCGCATCCTCTTTCTTCGTTGTTGGATACTCACCATGGCTTGGCAAATGCGGTGAATATTCCTTACGGGATGCAGTTTAACGTGGCAGGAATTGAACACAAATTCAAACGTATTGCACGCACGTTGGAATTGAAAGAGGAAACAGGCGAGGCCGTAGTGAATTATTTGTTTGACTTGAATACGAAAATAAAAATACCACACAAGCTGAGCGAAATTGGAGTGAAGCAAGAACATATTGAAACCTTGGCAGATTTGGCCATTGCCGATTTTGCGCATCCCAATAATCCGAAACCCGTTTCGCGAGACGATTTTAAACAATTGTACTTGCGGGCGCTATAA
- a CDS encoding gamma-glutamyl-gamma-aminobutyrate hydrolase family protein has product MKKIVVGVTDCSKYAKYADWISSDRNVEVVKLGYTLSFDEVKKCEGVLFTGGEDVHPRFYNRMDLLQFCYPDDVDERRDEFDLKVLDYTQSHGLPVLGICRGLQIANVFFGGTLIPDLPSFGRFNHSKFGEGNDRYHSIQIDPEGQLSKITECQSGKVNSAHHQAVKHVGKGLVANCFSADGVIEGLERINPIGKPSLTLVQWHPERMLNQQDALSFKIKQHFLEAIGKQ; this is encoded by the coding sequence ATGAAAAAAATCGTAGTAGGCGTTACCGATTGCAGCAAATATGCAAAGTATGCCGATTGGATTTCGAGCGATAGGAATGTGGAAGTAGTAAAGCTAGGGTACACGCTTTCTTTTGATGAGGTAAAGAAGTGCGAAGGTGTGCTTTTTACCGGAGGTGAAGATGTGCACCCAAGATTTTACAACCGTATGGATTTGTTGCAGTTCTGTTATCCAGATGATGTGGATGAAAGGCGGGACGAATTTGATTTAAAAGTCTTGGACTACACCCAATCGCATGGCCTACCGGTGTTGGGCATTTGCAGAGGCTTGCAAATCGCCAATGTGTTTTTTGGCGGCACCTTAATTCCAGACTTGCCTTCTTTTGGAAGATTCAATCATTCCAAGTTTGGCGAAGGCAACGATCGTTACCACTCCATTCAAATTGATCCAGAAGGTCAATTGAGTAAAATTACCGAATGTCAATCGGGTAAAGTAAATAGTGCACATCATCAAGCCGTAAAACATGTAGGCAAAGGATTAGTCGCCAATTGCTTTTCTGCAGATGGTGTCATTGAAGGGCTGGAGCGAATCAATCCAATTGGTAAACCATCGCTTACACTAGTGCAGTGGCACCCTGAGCGCATGCTCAATCAACAAGATGCTTTGTCATTCAAAATCAAACAGCATTTTCTAGAAGCGATCGGAAAGCAATAA